One genomic segment of Deinococcota bacterium includes these proteins:
- a CDS encoding ABC-2 family transporter protein translates to MAEGAGRMTLYWGFARVRFADLLANRTRFLVGVFSYLVYVSVYYSIYRAVYGVGETIGGLSLAEALSYVAVVWLLRSFYTSTLDRDLTEEVRQGDIALSLLRPVDFNLSKLAGAAGEMGFRALFFTLPAAVVILLVYPVLPPAGLAAGFGFLLSALLASAVYVQLNLLVGLSAVFSEHTIGIQRAKNAMLDLFGGVLLPLSFYPEWAQSILAWLPFGAVAYAPVSLYLGKLGALEVLGVQALWAVALYAVSRWLWRRAAYHLTVQGG, encoded by the coding sequence GTGGCTGAAGGCGCCGGCCGCATGACGCTCTACTGGGGCTTTGCCCGGGTGCGCTTCGCCGACCTGCTCGCCAACCGCACGCGCTTCTTGGTGGGCGTTTTCAGCTATCTCGTCTATGTCAGCGTCTACTACAGCATCTACCGGGCGGTGTACGGGGTCGGCGAGACGATAGGCGGGCTGAGCCTGGCCGAGGCCTTGAGCTACGTCGCCGTGGTGTGGCTCCTGCGCTCCTTTTACACCAGCACCTTGGACCGCGACCTGACAGAGGAGGTGAGGCAGGGCGACATCGCCCTGTCGCTCTTGCGCCCGGTCGACTTCAACCTATCCAAGCTGGCCGGCGCGGCCGGCGAGATGGGCTTCAGAGCGCTCTTTTTCACGCTGCCCGCCGCCGTGGTCATCCTGCTCGTCTACCCCGTCTTGCCGCCCGCCGGACTCGCGGCGGGGTTCGGCTTCTTGCTGAGCGCCCTGCTGGCCTCTGCCGTCTACGTCCAGCTGAATCTGCTGGTGGGCCTCAGCGCTGTTTTCAGCGAGCACACCATCGGCATTCAGCGAGCCAAGAACGCCATGCTCGACCTCTTCGGCGGTGTGCTCCTGCCGCTGTCCTTCTATCCGGAATGGGCCCAGAGCATCCTCGCCTGGCTGCCCTTTGGGGCGGTGGCCTACGCGCCCGTGTCGCTCTACCTGGGCAAGCTGGGCGCCCTCGAGGTCCTCGGCGTGCAGGCGCTGTGGGCGGTGGCGCTCTACGCCGTGAGCCGCTGGCTGTGGCGGCGGGCGGCCTATCACCTGACCGTGCAGGGAGGCTGA
- a CDS encoding ATP-binding cassette domain-containing protein, whose product MAALIRALQLSRTYRVPQRREGLRGAFQDLLRPRTRQVHAVSEVSFEIARGESVAYIGPNGAGKSTTVKMLCGILRPSAGDLRVMGFEPHRDRERYVQHIGVVFGQRSALWWDIAVIESLRLLQRVYGVSEVNFKERLGRFDEVLGLGGLLSTPARKLSLGQRVMADLAAALLHDPPVVFLDEPTIGLDVSVKARIRDFLKHLNREGTTLLLTTHDLGDVEAISERVMVIDEGRLIFDGPSWKLRREVGRGSRIIVQTAEGSSQTLQAATEGMNLIWTDEGRGRYSARYDAASLPTPELVAQVIAGIKVEDMELRAASMEDVVRELYEGRRGG is encoded by the coding sequence GTGGCAGCGCTCATCAGGGCTCTGCAGCTCAGCCGGACCTACCGAGTGCCCCAAAGGCGCGAGGGGCTTCGCGGCGCCTTCCAGGACCTGCTGCGTCCGCGGACGCGCCAGGTCCACGCCGTCAGCGAGGTAAGCTTCGAGATCGCGCGGGGTGAAAGCGTCGCTTATATCGGCCCCAACGGCGCCGGCAAGTCCACCACCGTCAAGATGCTCTGCGGCATCCTGAGGCCCAGTGCCGGGGACCTCCGGGTCATGGGCTTCGAGCCGCACCGCGACCGGGAGCGCTACGTACAGCACATCGGCGTCGTCTTCGGCCAGCGCAGCGCACTGTGGTGGGACATCGCGGTGATCGAGTCTCTGCGGCTCCTGCAGCGGGTTTACGGCGTCTCCGAGGTGAACTTCAAGGAGCGCCTGGGGCGCTTCGACGAGGTGCTGGGCCTGGGTGGCTTGCTCAGCACGCCCGCCCGCAAGCTCTCGCTGGGCCAGCGGGTGATGGCGGATTTGGCGGCCGCCCTGCTGCACGACCCGCCCGTCGTCTTTTTAGACGAGCCCACCATCGGCCTCGACGTCTCGGTCAAGGCGCGCATCCGCGATTTTCTCAAACACCTCAACCGGGAGGGCACCACCCTGCTCCTGACCACCCACGACCTGGGCGACGTCGAGGCGATTTCCGAGCGGGTGATGGTCATCGACGAGGGGCGGCTCATCTTCGACGGGCCGAGCTGGAAGCTGCGCCGGGAGGTAGGACGGGGCAGCCGCATCATCGTGCAGACCGCCGAGGGCTCCAGCCAAACCTTGCAGGCCGCCACAGAGGGCATGAACCTGATCTGGACGGATGAAGGCCGCGGGCGCTACAGCGCCCGCTACGACGCCGCGAGCTTGCCGACGCCGGAGCTGGTCGCGCAGGTCATCGCCGGTATCAAGGTCGAGGACATGGAACTCCGCGCGGCCAGCATGGAAGACGTGGTGCGCGAGCTCTACGAGGGTCGGCGCGGTGGCTGA
- a CDS encoding MerR family transcriptional regulator, which translates to MRSLTIGRAAKLAELGVETLRFYERQGLIAPPPRTASGYRQYPQEVVARLRFIQRAKALGFTLGEIKELLSLRFSPSADRCDIKARAEAKLAAIEAKLQDLKRMKGALEGLTQACAETASARGCPILEALEDSGGSDPPEASV; encoded by the coding sequence GTGAGATCGTTAACCATCGGCAGGGCCGCCAAGCTCGCCGAGCTAGGCGTCGAGACGTTGCGCTTTTACGAGCGGCAAGGGCTGATCGCGCCGCCACCACGCACAGCGTCGGGGTACAGACAGTATCCGCAGGAGGTCGTGGCGCGCCTGCGTTTTATTCAACGCGCCAAGGCGCTGGGCTTTACCTTGGGCGAGATAAAGGAGCTGCTCTCGCTGCGCTTCAGCCCCTCGGCAGACCGCTGCGACATCAAGGCTCGAGCGGAGGCCAAGCTCGCGGCTATCGAAGCAAAACTGCAAGACCTAAAGAGGATGAAAGGCGCCCTCGAAGGTCTCACCCAGGCCTGCGCCGAAACGGCCTCCGCTCGCGGCTGCCCCATCTTGGAAGCGCTCGAGGATTCGGGTGGCTCCGACCCACCTGAAGCCAGCGTTTAA
- a CDS encoding zinc metallopeptidase — MKWQDLRRSRNVVDRRNARRTAATGGGLGLGGMILVLAFALLTGQNPLALLGLVQQTTPSTSQTQPQVRQDENSDFVQAILGDTEVVWGEIFAASGQTYQEPELVLFSEGIESACGFAGSAAGPFYCPGDSRVYMDLSFFGQLEATAGEEAEFARAYVIAHEVAHHVQNRLGILAEVQAQRRGLSTSESNALQVRVELQADCLAGVWGHYTAQRGIIEQADINRALQAAAAVGDDHLQRQSRGRVVPESFTHGTSEQRMRWFSRGLASGDSADCGTFNTSAL, encoded by the coding sequence ATGAAATGGCAGGATTTAAGACGCAGCAGAAACGTTGTCGACCGCAGGAACGCCAGGCGCACCGCCGCCACCGGAGGTGGTTTGGGCCTGGGAGGCATGATTCTCGTGCTTGCCTTTGCGCTGCTCACCGGGCAGAATCCCCTGGCGCTCCTGGGGCTGGTGCAGCAAACTACCCCCAGCACGAGCCAGACCCAACCACAAGTACGCCAAGATGAAAATAGCGACTTCGTGCAGGCCATCCTGGGGGATACCGAGGTCGTCTGGGGAGAGATCTTTGCCGCCTCAGGTCAGACTTACCAGGAGCCCGAGCTCGTGCTCTTCTCAGAAGGAATAGAATCCGCCTGTGGCTTTGCGGGCTCCGCAGCAGGTCCCTTTTACTGCCCAGGAGACTCCAGGGTCTACATGGATCTTTCCTTTTTTGGGCAACTGGAGGCAACGGCGGGGGAGGAGGCGGAGTTTGCACGTGCCTACGTCATCGCGCACGAGGTCGCTCACCACGTGCAAAACCGGCTCGGCATCCTCGCTGAGGTGCAGGCACAAAGAAGGGGCTTGAGCACAAGCGAGAGCAATGCCTTGCAGGTGAGGGTCGAGCTGCAAGCCGACTGTCTTGCCGGCGTGTGGGGCCACTATACGGCGCAGCGGGGAATCATCGAGCAGGCGGATATCAACAGGGCGTTGCAAGCTGCGGCGGCGGTGGGAGATGATCACCTGCAGCGGCAGTCGCGCGGCCGGGTCGTGCCTGAGAGCTTCACGCACGGCACATCCGAGCAGCGGATGCGCTGGTTCTCGAGGGGACTTGCGAGTGGCGACTCTGCCGACTGTGGGACCTTCAACACTTCCGCCCTCTAG